The sequence CTGTCTCCTCCCCATTTGCAGCTGGCTTTTCAGCATCCCCATTCTCCGACTCGTCTTCTCCATTCGTTGTAGGATCCGGAGTACCTCGGAGGCCGTCGAGACTGGCGTTTCGCTTCGAAGGGCCAGGTTGTGATGCCTCTTGCTTCTCCGTGCGGTACTCATCTTCCATGACAAACACATTACTTCgaatcttcaacaactgATCCCAGCCAATTTTGGCAGTCATTTCCGTTAGAATACTATACGCCTGCTTAAAGGTGCCCCGATAACCCGCAGCCCGCAGCCCAAGCAGACTGCTGTCAACTTGCTCTGAGAATCTGGATTCCGGCTCGCTGTCGATTTCATCAAGTCGCGTCTCGGGAAGGGTTGGCAAATGTACGTCTCTTGGCTCAGGCATAATGGGCGTGTCCTTGTCCTGATATGTAAACATGGGGCATGAGTTCAACGTGGTGAGTGCGTTTTCCCAATCTTCCATGGCAACATAGACTTGGGCTAGACGTGCCCATGTACCAAACTCACTGGGCGCGGCAATGGTGCTACGGTCTGCACAGCCCAGAGCCATCTTCAatctctcttctcttgcCTCTGGTGTTTCCGCAGTCTGAGCCTTCTTGAGCAGGAATTCTGCCTGTGCATCGAGCATGACATAGTCCATCGGGGTCTCCTGTAGCGACTGGTACAAATTTTTGACGCCGGAAACTTCCTCATTACCCATAAACATGACCCTTGACAATAGCGATGAGACCTCGATGCTCTGTGTACGTAGCTTTTCGAAGAGGTTAATGCCTGATGCATAGCGACCTGTTGTCTCGAGATATTTCAGAAGCCCGGTTGTGAGGTGATTGGAAACATTGGTGGGAACTTGAACGACCGAGTCGGACCCAAGCTGCCAGCCTCGAAAGAAGAGTTGTTCGGCGGCATTGAGGAATCTCTGTTCTGTCTCTGTATTCGTGACGGGGTTAAATCTCCTGACGCCCACGATCTTGCGGATGGTGTCGCcgctgccatcatcggcGTATGAATACGCCCTCAAGACGCTGCAGAGATATGTCTCAAGCCACAACTCATCAGATGCCTTTCGCTTCTCGCCTCGCTCGTCGACGCAGTAGCTCTCGACGGTACCGGGAATCGATACGTGTACGCGCATATCAAGTCGAGAAAACGCATTGTAACAGCTATGAAAAATTGTAAATGGTTAGCCGATTAGATAAACGTACGGCTCGCAGTAGGGTTAAGCGTACCAGTATACGCCTTCTACAATCTTGGAGGTGGCATTGGGACCGTTGTCCTTGTAGGTGAGAGTGTTGATATATGCGGCAAGACTGGCAGATGATGACGCATCGACACCAGTAACATGATGGTAGAGGCCGGTCTAGACACGTTAGACACTAACAATTTCTACTCGCATACACAACATACCTGCTTTCCCGAATTTCGCACGCCTTGCTTTAGGAGATGGACCAGGTCGGGTGGACCAAGCTCGCGCAGCGCAACCAGTGATTCGGTTCTGGCGTCAATCGACTCGTGGAGGACCTCCTCGGTAAGTCTGTAATAAATTTAGTATTTGTGATGATTCGGCAGGCATGATTTAGTTCGTACTCTGGCACGGCGGGGGCGACCATGGCGACAGGAAGCTCCTTGAAAGCTCGAGGTAGGCGGTTATTGTTGGCTGGTGAGCCGAGTCGGGAGGCAGGTTGGGATTCACCAATCGCGGCGTATCTCCTCCCCCTGGCTGTCAATACTGAAATCGAATCTAGTTATATCAAGCGATTATGGGGAGAATGTCGCGACGCTTGCGGTAGCACTCTGTTGCGTCCGTACCTGGGAAGAAAAGGGACAAGTCCAGGATGATTCAAGATTGATCTGTCCAGTCTCTGGGAGCTCTGAGCCGCCAATGAAGGAGAGCATTGAATGTTCACCTGCCCACATTTTAGCCCCACACGAAGTCAATAAGCCTCTCTCGCCCTGAACCGCGCCACATTCACACGTGGTTCCGTAAAGTGAGGAGTCAAGCCACAGCATCCAATTCAGCCATAGCAAGCTGCAGGGAACGCCACACGCTagtcaaaccagacactttgAACTTTGACAgggattcaatgttggcacAGGCAGGTCCGGTCTGTCAGTGATTGAGCAGGCGCGACGCGACAGCACCAGTCGTCAATTAAGCATTTTTGATCGCCAAGCTCGAGATACTGCACCACCATTCACACCACCCCCAAGGAATGACTCCATCGCACCGCATCTGAATTCATCTCGAATGACGGCGACATCACATCCTCGGACACAGCAccgcgacaatggcaagtAGATCTGATCTCGTTGCAAGCAAGCTTGCGCTAACCAGTCCCTAAAGCCCGCCTTCCAGGCGATCAACCTCGAGCCCGAGGAAAACGAGGATGAGCAGATTGACACCACTAAGGAGCTGCATGTCAGTCGCATGATGCCCTCACACCATTCCAATTATGTATTCTTACCCTCTAGCAGGTCGATAAAGCTCTCCAAAAGTTTCAGGCCGCTCTCAAGCTTCACGCCCAAGGCATCAAGTCCAGGGATGCCGCTGATGCAGCATATCAGGAGCTGTTCGAGTGCGAAATATTCGATTATCGAGAAGCAAAGACCGACTACGAACGCGCAGAACGCCAAGCCGATGGCCGACCGGAAGCCTCTGCTGTCGACTCCTTTTCATCCACCTTGGGCATGGATGCTGGGGGAGCAGATGGAGTCGCAGCAAGCCTCGCCCAAGCCCTGTATATGTCATACAAAAACTAcggccagttctttttggACAAATTAAAAGACAAGTGCAAATTAGACCCCGAATGGAGCAAGAAACTACGCATCAAGTACGGAACCGACGACGGCGGCAAAGTTATTGACAACTGGACTGCGGCCCTCGACCAGGACCCGTCAGACCCTGAACtgtggaggaagatggcCCGTTTCGCCGGCGCTATGAATTCTGGTCGCATCAAACGATATTGTCTTGAGTCTGCTGTTGAACTGGACGATGATCCTGCCGTCGCCGAAGTAAATCCCCCATCTCTTGCGGAAGGCTTCGCTGGCCAACAACTCAAGGACTATCTGCAAGTTCTTGATGACGATATGGCACTTTCACACCCCATAATGGCACCCTGGCTCAAGAGACAGATGCCAGCCCTGTTAAAGCGCCATTTAGACCCAATTCCATTCCTGCCAGATCCTGCAACCATTTTGACTCCTCCACCGTCAAGCCCCGAAGCCGACCCAGACCAGAACGACCGCGAAAGCGAAGACGCACTGTCTCCTaccaatgttgatgagagtACTGTGGGGCCTGTTAAAACATGGTCGGAGCTTGGCATAGAGCTGATGAAGTGCATTCAAGATACGAAGGGGGCTTTGAAGGCGTGCCGCTCAGTTTTAGACGCCACTCTGGAAGATACCAAGATGACTGAGGTTGTCGAAGCCGAAACTAAAACCGTACCTGTGCCCGAACCAAAGCCGGAACCTGCCGTGGAACACAAACACAAGACAGATGAGAAAGTCAAGCAAACGGTTGAGGAGCCGCAAATCGTACGCAGATCAACCCGGCAAGGGTCCAGAGCAAGCACCAAGCCCAAACCGGAGACGAAGGAAGAAACTGTTTCGAGTGCCACAAAGGAACCGCCAAAGGAACACGATCAAGACCTAAAAGAGAGATCGGCCTCGGTCTCAACGCGAAAGAGGTCGCAATCGGTGGCAGGCTTGCCTGAGGGTGCAGACGACGAGAATGCGGCCGAGAAGAGAAGCAAACGTGTCCGGCGCCGCACAGAAGCGACGCTTACTGAAGAAATGACGGATCCCAATGGCCTGGTATCCGCTCAAATTCAGCCATATCAAGAAGCAGATCGGAATTTATTCCAGCTCACAAAGAACATCCTGGAGAATATGGGTGTTGAGCACCGCCCAACACTCGACTGCTTGCAAGAACTCTTAGACTCTTGCTCTACGGAAGATAGGCCGAGAAAGCTGACTCACAAATGCGCCAAAGACTTGCAAAGTGTGATCTCACCTTTCAGCGAAGATGTCGCACGAGTCCTCTTAAATAAGAATGAGCAAGCCACTTTGGGTCTTTCTTCATTCTTGGAACATGCTAAATCAGGCTCGCAAGACCATGATCACATCCCTCTAtttgatgaagccaaaggCCTCAGAAAATTTTCAGAAATGGTAATAAACGGTATGGAATGGATGTCCAGTGATGATGTTGCTTTCGAATGGGTCCGCGCCATCAGTGAAAGCTACACTGCTTTCAAATGGTCAGATACTATGAAAGTTGCCGTCGTGCAGATGCTCAACAGAATCGATACAATCTTGTATACTCGAATCACCGACAGCTTGAGCAGACCAATGGTTTCGGAAGAGGAGCTGGACGGACTGAAGTCTATTCTCCCTATGATCTTCGAGTTACACATTGACATCTATGAAAGAA is a genomic window of Pochonia chlamydosporia 170 chromosome Unknown PCv3seq00010, whole genome shotgun sequence containing:
- a CDS encoding clathrin-coated vesiclec protein (similar to Coccidioides immitis RS XP_001244012.1), which encodes MVAPAVPELTEEVLHESIDARTESLVALRELGPPDLVHLLKQGVRNSGKQTGLYHHVTGVDASSSASLAAYINTLTYKDNGPNATSKIVEGVYCCYNAFSRLDMRVHVSIPGTVESYCVDERGEKRKASDELWLETYLCSVLRAYSYADDGSGDTIRKIVGVRRFNPVTNTETEQRFLNAAEQLFFRGWQLGSDSVVQVPTNVSNHLTTGLLKYLETTGRYASGINLFEKLRTQSIEVSSLLSRVMFMGNEEVSGVKNLYQSLQETPMDYVMLDAQAEFLLKKAQTAETPEAREERLKMALGCADRSTIAAPSEFGTWARLAQVYVAMEDWENALTTLNSCPMFTYQDKDTPIMPEPRDVHLPTLPETRLDEIDSEPESRFSEQVDSSLLGLRAAGYRGTFKQAYSILTEMTAKIGWDQLLKIRSNVFVMEDEYRTEKQEASQPGPSKRNASLDGLRGTPDPTTNGEDESENGDAEKPAANGEETADTNGHGNSVEKPSHTIDPNQVKAESDSSTQNDEHLSKLNTKRLCERWLDSLFMVLYEDLRVYTIWRTQMAQYRAQQMQYKKSAEEWEILGGLAERLQHLEEAVEAYRACLSLRFSPKSLAGVLRVFEKTKSTRDTVAAVIRLVTWQYRWYSEFSPELLHTIRTLIEDEGAVKVRSIIQATSLPQNVLDLTHHYAALCATFRSSGTDG